The Candidatus Uhrbacteria bacterium genome has a segment encoding these proteins:
- a CDS encoding DNA primase — protein MDAVQDIKGRLDIVDVVSEYIPLKPGGSGAFKANCPFHNEKSPSFYVSRPRQSWHCFGCDQGGDSISFVMRMEGMEFREALEHLAQKTGVVLPKYDGEKASQRKRLHEVNDIAMRFFRASLQNLPTADHARAYLAKRGVDDLTADLFQIGYAPESWDALTVALASKEVTEAEMLLAGLVGKREKGTGVYDRFRNRLMFPIADVHGNIVGFTGRILTDSKEEAKYVNTPETSVYRKSAVLYGLDKAKGEIRRQDVAVIVEGNMDVVGSHQFGVTQVVASSGTALTTEQLALLKRFTTNLAIAFDQDNAGNAATLRGLDLARAQDFNIKVITLPPEAGKDPDDAVRKNPELWKQAIKDAVGIMEWIYRNAFRNRSSANPEDKKLIAKDVLTEVKRIADPVERDHWIKKLSKDIDTSEQALRDAMVRVPAATQPKPGIQPQKKQQVDAAPARLGNDNSLDHEKRLFAMAIYRPELWRAAVSSEMIKPEDFEDPGLATLYGMLQNAYDPEVSVKADLALANQTIRPPVTLTPDEAKNFDALAFLAEREYQGQTLEELKRELKTAAGTLRLQRKKRERLQVEHEMREAERVGDQPRILELLKRFNALN, from the coding sequence ATGGATGCTGTGCAGGACATCAAAGGACGACTCGATATTGTCGATGTTGTTAGTGAATATATCCCGCTAAAACCGGGTGGTTCCGGTGCGTTTAAAGCTAATTGCCCTTTCCATAACGAGAAGAGTCCTTCTTTTTACGTTTCCCGTCCGCGTCAGAGCTGGCATTGTTTTGGATGCGATCAGGGAGGGGATTCGATTTCGTTTGTGATGCGGATGGAAGGAATGGAGTTTCGCGAGGCGCTTGAACATCTCGCGCAGAAGACGGGTGTTGTCCTACCTAAATACGATGGGGAGAAAGCTTCGCAGAGAAAACGCTTGCATGAAGTGAATGATATCGCGATGCGATTTTTTCGTGCTTCGCTACAAAATCTTCCAACAGCCGATCATGCTCGTGCGTATTTGGCCAAGCGCGGCGTCGATGATTTAACGGCTGATCTTTTTCAAATCGGTTATGCGCCTGAATCGTGGGATGCATTAACGGTGGCGCTTGCATCGAAAGAAGTAACAGAAGCTGAAATGTTACTTGCAGGACTTGTCGGGAAGCGTGAGAAGGGGACGGGTGTTTATGATCGGTTCAGGAATCGATTGATGTTTCCTATTGCAGATGTGCATGGGAATATCGTTGGTTTTACAGGAAGAATTCTCACGGACTCAAAAGAAGAGGCGAAGTATGTGAATACGCCCGAGACTTCCGTGTATCGAAAATCTGCGGTGCTTTATGGATTGGATAAGGCGAAGGGGGAGATTCGACGGCAAGACGTTGCGGTGATTGTTGAAGGGAATATGGATGTGGTTGGATCGCATCAATTTGGCGTGACGCAGGTTGTGGCTTCTAGCGGAACGGCGCTGACGACGGAGCAGCTTGCTTTGCTGAAGCGCTTTACCACAAATTTGGCGATTGCTTTTGATCAGGACAATGCCGGTAATGCCGCAACGTTACGCGGACTTGATTTGGCGCGTGCGCAAGATTTTAATATTAAGGTGATTACGCTGCCGCCGGAGGCTGGAAAAGATCCGGATGATGCCGTGCGGAAGAATCCGGAATTGTGGAAGCAGGCGATTAAAGACGCGGTTGGAATCATGGAGTGGATTTATCGAAATGCGTTTAGAAATCGTTCAAGTGCAAATCCGGAAGATAAAAAGCTTATTGCAAAAGATGTGCTGACGGAGGTTAAGCGTATTGCTGATCCTGTTGAACGCGATCATTGGATCAAGAAGCTTTCTAAAGACATCGATACGAGCGAGCAGGCTCTTAGGGATGCGATGGTAAGAGTTCCAGCGGCAACACAGCCAAAGCCTGGAATACAGCCGCAAAAGAAGCAGCAAGTTGATGCCGCGCCGGCTCGATTAGGGAATGATAATAGCCTGGACCATGAAAAAAGGCTGTTTGCTATGGCGATTTATCGGCCGGAGCTGTGGAGGGCGGCGGTATCGTCGGAAATGATAAAACCTGAGGATTTTGAAGACCCGGGACTCGCAACTCTTTACGGAATGCTTCAAAACGCTTATGATCCTGAGGTATCCGTGAAAGCGGATTTGGCCTTGGCCAACCAAACCATCCGCCCTCCGGTCACCCTGACGCCGGACGAGGCGAAGAACTTCGACGCTTTAGCCTTCTTGGCTGAACGCGAATACCAGGGACAAACGCTTGAGGAGCTCAAGCGCGAACTAAAGACGGCGGCAGGAACGCTCCGCTTGCAACGCAAGAAACGAGAGCGACTGCAGGTCGAACATGAAATGAGAGAGGCAGAGCGCGTTGGCGATCAACCTCGAATACTCGAGCTATTGAAACGCTTCAACGCACTCAATTAA
- a CDS encoding sigma-70 family RNA polymerase sigma factor, whose protein sequence is MPAKSRSASKMKKKFHPTKPSPKKKVMGKKSPKIVQKGGKKPMGKPQASKKPVAYQKSAPPSQEVIDKLFDKARSRAFLTENEVLYAFPEVEDYVDLYEAFIDRLDAAGIGMVEQKEGILGRGKERQEIMQTLHSAGDERRGRIDPSELLTADSIQMYLREIGKIPLLTGEQEVALAKRKEKLDKEAEKALIEANLRLVVSIAKKFTGKSLSLLDLIQEGNIGLFRAVKKFEYRKGFKFSTYATWWIRQAITRALADQSRTIRIPVHMVETINKFQQVERELIQELGREPLPEEIAAEMGQDLEKVRHIIKISQDTVSLETSVGDDDEDSTLEDFIEDVKNVTPDRAAALQLLKDYVGEIVKDLNPREQKILEMRFGLTDGVSHTLEEVGKEFDVTRERIRQIEAKALEKIQQHPLIKRLADY, encoded by the coding sequence ATGCCAGCTAAGTCACGTTCAGCCTCAAAAATGAAAAAGAAGTTCCACCCGACCAAGCCTTCTCCAAAAAAGAAGGTGATGGGAAAGAAGTCTCCGAAAATTGTTCAGAAGGGTGGCAAGAAGCCGATGGGAAAGCCTCAGGCTAGCAAAAAGCCTGTCGCCTATCAGAAGAGCGCTCCGCCGTCTCAGGAAGTTATTGATAAGTTGTTTGATAAGGCCCGCTCTCGCGCATTTTTGACCGAGAACGAGGTCTTGTATGCGTTTCCGGAAGTTGAGGATTATGTTGATTTGTACGAAGCCTTCATCGATCGTCTCGATGCGGCTGGTATTGGAATGGTAGAGCAGAAGGAAGGAATTCTTGGTCGTGGAAAAGAGCGACAAGAAATCATGCAGACGCTTCACAGCGCTGGCGATGAACGCCGCGGACGCATTGATCCGTCCGAGCTTTTGACGGCCGACTCGATTCAGATGTATTTGCGTGAGATTGGTAAGATTCCGTTGCTTACGGGTGAGCAGGAAGTTGCGCTTGCGAAACGAAAGGAGAAGCTCGATAAGGAAGCCGAGAAAGCTTTGATCGAGGCGAACTTGCGTCTTGTCGTTTCTATCGCCAAGAAGTTTACGGGTAAATCACTTTCACTTCTCGATTTGATTCAGGAAGGAAATATTGGTTTGTTCCGTGCGGTTAAGAAATTCGAGTATCGTAAAGGTTTCAAGTTCTCGACGTATGCCACGTGGTGGATTCGTCAGGCGATTACGCGTGCTTTGGCTGATCAGTCGCGTACGATTCGTATTCCGGTGCACATGGTGGAAACGATTAACAAGTTCCAGCAGGTTGAACGTGAATTGATTCAGGAGCTTGGCCGTGAACCGTTGCCAGAAGAAATCGCGGCAGAAATGGGACAGGATCTTGAGAAGGTGCGTCATATTATCAAGATCTCTCAAGACACGGTTTCTCTTGAAACATCCGTTGGTGATGACGATGAAGACTCAACGCTTGAGGACTTTATCGAAGACGTGAAGAACGTCACGCCGGATCGTGCTGCGGCGTTGCAGCTTTTGAAGGATTACGTTGGTGAAATCGTGAAAGATCTTAATCCGCGTGAACAGAAGATTCTTGAGATGCGTTTTGGTTTGACCGACGGCGTATCGCATACGCTTGAAGAAGTGGGTAAGGAATTTGATGTGACTCGCGAGCGTATTCGTCAGATTGAAGCAAAGGCGCTTGAAAAGATTCAGCAGCATCCGTTGATCAAGCGTTTGGCGGATTATTAA
- a CDS encoding aminoacetone oxidase family FAD-binding enzyme produces the protein MGIVGGGAAGLMAAATILETAPETELFLVERNDGLGKKVIISGGGRCNVTTGIQDVRTVLTKYPRGGKFLSKAMYHFPPAEVYAWFEAHGVPLKNEEDNRVFPQSDNGRDIVGVFEKMFRSSNVEVLLKHSVESVEKNGEEFRLNFKEGGSLDVDAVVLTTGGQAYRHTGSTGDGYAFAMGLGHSITKLAASLNAFFTYETWTAEISGLSFEKAEFRTKRDKEYSFTGPFLFTHKGVSGPAVFALSSQVAFEKYDKEEPLKIEIDLFPDSSKDELVATIEEKVTHAGRKSFLNVLAMTVPKSLAEIVVKELHIVSGVHAAEVSKKNVTRCVEWLKAIPLTVIGRGAGDEFVTAGGVKLEEVDPQTMESKICHGLYFAGEILDIDGYTGGFNLQASWATGRLAGFYIGSR, from the coding sequence GTGGGAATTGTGGGTGGGGGAGCGGCGGGACTTATGGCTGCCGCAACGATATTGGAAACAGCTCCGGAAACGGAGCTGTTTCTGGTTGAGCGGAATGATGGTTTGGGAAAGAAGGTGATTATTTCCGGTGGTGGCCGATGTAATGTCACGACCGGAATTCAGGATGTTCGAACCGTGCTGACCAAGTATCCGCGAGGCGGCAAGTTTTTATCAAAAGCGATGTATCATTTTCCTCCAGCGGAAGTGTATGCGTGGTTTGAGGCGCATGGCGTGCCGTTGAAAAATGAGGAAGATAATCGCGTGTTTCCGCAATCAGACAATGGAAGGGATATTGTCGGGGTTTTTGAAAAGATGTTTCGTTCATCGAATGTCGAGGTTTTGTTGAAGCATTCCGTGGAATCGGTTGAGAAAAATGGCGAAGAATTTCGTTTGAATTTTAAAGAAGGAGGATCGCTGGATGTTGATGCGGTTGTTTTGACGACGGGCGGGCAGGCGTATCGACATACGGGATCGACAGGAGATGGATATGCTTTTGCAATGGGACTCGGACATTCGATCACGAAACTTGCGGCAAGTTTGAATGCGTTTTTTACGTATGAGACATGGACGGCGGAAATCTCAGGGCTTTCCTTTGAGAAAGCCGAATTCCGTACCAAGCGCGATAAAGAGTATTCATTTACAGGCCCGTTTCTTTTTACGCATAAAGGCGTAAGCGGGCCGGCGGTTTTTGCGCTTTCATCGCAGGTGGCTTTTGAGAAATATGACAAGGAGGAACCGCTGAAGATTGAAATAGATTTGTTTCCTGATTCATCTAAAGATGAACTTGTGGCGACGATCGAGGAGAAAGTCACGCATGCCGGGAGAAAGAGTTTTTTGAATGTATTGGCAATGACGGTTCCAAAGTCGCTTGCTGAAATTGTTGTAAAAGAATTGCATATTGTGAGCGGCGTGCATGCGGCTGAAGTGAGTAAAAAGAATGTGACGCGGTGCGTTGAGTGGCTGAAAGCTATTCCGTTAACGGTTATCGGTAGAGGTGCGGGTGATGAATTTGTTACGGCTGGTGGTGTGAAGTTGGAAGAAGTTGATCCGCAGACGATGGAATCAAAGATTTGTCACGGATTGTATTTTGCCGGAGAAATTCTCGATATCGATGGATATACGGGCGGATTTAATTTGCAGGCATCGTGGGCAACTGGACGGTTGGCAGGTTTTTATATAGGCTCGCGCTAG
- a CDS encoding isopenicillin N synthase family oxygenase, giving the protein MDLARLAQPMVWQEFRRTGFLRIPDVIDPEKVSAIRDEAYRVFHDIGAINPRAYRGRERSGFTPTGIEGVAGNRADYGRQFWDVHLDRESDRKTCLHSEKLVRKMQAMTHELSLVMADVFFWMENGLGPQGRGLYTAMLKGSHGLRATHYPAALAPPDDILFPAHRDFSLVTVFVGGAEPGLQIDQAGSWAELVNPAGDIVLIAGGMLRYWTGGPKDPNRVGGLRHRVMYRSGERLSFSFFTEPEPSTILPFSDGNTAGEYISRFIAATRTAR; this is encoded by the coding sequence ATGGACTTGGCACGTCTTGCACAGCCCATGGTTTGGCAGGAATTCCGTAGAACCGGCTTCTTGCGGATTCCCGACGTCATCGACCCGGAAAAGGTCTCCGCCATTCGCGACGAGGCCTACCGTGTCTTTCACGATATCGGAGCGATCAACCCGCGAGCCTATCGCGGCAGAGAGCGTTCCGGCTTCACGCCCACCGGCATCGAGGGCGTCGCCGGCAACCGCGCCGACTACGGCCGGCAATTCTGGGACGTCCACCTCGATCGCGAATCCGATCGGAAAACCTGTCTCCACTCGGAGAAACTCGTCCGCAAGATGCAGGCCATGACGCACGAGCTATCTCTCGTCATGGCCGACGTATTCTTCTGGATGGAAAACGGCTTGGGACCGCAAGGTCGCGGACTCTACACCGCCATGCTGAAAGGCTCGCATGGTCTACGAGCCACGCACTACCCGGCCGCACTCGCTCCGCCAGACGACATTCTTTTCCCCGCCCATCGGGATTTCTCGCTCGTCACCGTCTTCGTTGGCGGCGCAGAGCCCGGGCTTCAGATCGACCAGGCAGGCTCTTGGGCTGAGCTCGTGAATCCTGCCGGAGACATCGTCCTCATCGCCGGCGGCATGCTGCGCTACTGGACTGGTGGACCCAAGGACCCCAATCGCGTCGGCGGCCTGCGTCACCGCGTGATGTATCGATCTGGCGAGCGGCTCTCCTTCTCGTTCTTCACGGAACCAGAACCGAGCACCATTCTCCCCTTCTCCGACGGCAACACCGCCGGCGAATACATCAGCCGCTTCATCGCCGCCACTCGTACTGCGCGATAA
- a CDS encoding ABC-F family ATP-binding cassette domain-containing protein: MDHGNVILRFGNVSFAYDEDHPILDEVNFSVRENAKITLMGQNGAGKSSIFKLLTGVYKPQEGEVHIQKGAKVAIGLQVMAREHMEKTVQDYFAQAFEERPYNLDKLIKDVLETVNLETPLDKKIRDFSGGQQARLLLAYALIQEPDILLLDEPTNNLDKEGIEHLTGFLMMYPKTVLVISHDADFLNAFTEGVLHLDVYTHKVEQYVGNYFNVVEEIAARVERDRMQNARMLKEIQDRKDKINFFANKGGKMRKLASKLRDQVEDAEENMVDVKRDDCTIRDFKIPAQEYNEPVITFKSIQIIRKGHAERVEVDLSLRKKRRLLISGPNGIGKTTLLRAIAEGTDEGIKIGEGVKVGYYRQDFSGLDFDQTAYQSLESVMEMPDNEKLRAVAAEFLLTSDLLKNKVGSLSEGQKGLLCFARFVLQEPGLLILDEPTNHINFRHLPVIAEAVENYQGTLIMVSHAPDFLAKINFNETLDLAKFI; this comes from the coding sequence ATGGACCACGGAAACGTCATCCTCCGCTTCGGAAACGTAAGCTTTGCCTACGATGAAGACCATCCAATCTTGGACGAGGTCAACTTTTCCGTCCGCGAAAACGCCAAAATCACCCTGATGGGTCAAAACGGCGCCGGTAAGAGCTCGATCTTTAAATTGCTCACCGGAGTTTATAAACCACAAGAAGGCGAAGTCCATATTCAGAAGGGCGCCAAAGTCGCCATCGGCTTACAAGTCATGGCTCGCGAGCACATGGAGAAAACCGTGCAAGACTATTTTGCACAAGCCTTTGAAGAACGTCCTTACAACCTCGATAAACTCATCAAGGACGTTTTGGAAACCGTAAACCTTGAGACGCCTCTCGATAAAAAAATCCGCGACTTCTCCGGCGGCCAGCAGGCCCGTCTTTTGCTCGCTTATGCTTTGATCCAGGAACCGGATATTCTTTTACTCGACGAGCCAACCAACAACCTCGACAAAGAAGGTATCGAGCACCTCACTGGTTTCTTGATGATGTATCCAAAAACGGTTTTGGTTATTTCTCACGATGCCGATTTCTTGAATGCCTTTACGGAAGGCGTGCTCCACCTCGATGTCTACACCCACAAAGTCGAGCAATATGTCGGCAACTATTTTAACGTGGTCGAGGAAATTGCCGCTCGCGTAGAACGAGACCGCATGCAGAACGCCCGCATGTTGAAAGAGATCCAAGATCGTAAAGACAAGATCAACTTCTTTGCCAACAAGGGAGGTAAGATGCGTAAGCTCGCCAGTAAGCTTCGCGATCAGGTTGAAGATGCAGAAGAAAACATGGTCGATGTAAAACGCGATGACTGCACCATCCGCGATTTCAAAATCCCCGCTCAAGAATACAATGAGCCGGTTATCACTTTTAAGTCGATCCAAATCATCCGCAAAGGTCATGCGGAACGTGTTGAAGTCGATCTTTCTTTACGCAAAAAGCGCCGCCTCTTGATTAGCGGACCAAACGGTATCGGTAAGACCACCTTGCTTCGCGCGATCGCAGAAGGAACGGACGAGGGCATCAAAATTGGTGAGGGTGTAAAGGTCGGCTACTATCGCCAAGATTTTTCCGGTCTCGATTTTGACCAAACCGCCTATCAATCGCTCGAGTCAGTCATGGAAATGCCTGACAATGAAAAACTGCGCGCTGTTGCCGCCGAGTTTTTGCTCACTTCCGATTTGCTTAAAAATAAAGTCGGTTCTCTTTCCGAAGGTCAGAAAGGTCTCTTGTGTTTTGCTCGATTCGTCCTGCAAGAGCCAGGCCTCCTCATCCTCGATGAGCCAACCAACCACATCAATTTCCGCCACCTGCCTGTCATCGCGGAAGCTGTTGAAAATTATCAGGGTACATTGATTATGGTCAGCCACGCTCCGGATTTCTTGGCCAAAATCAACTTCAACGAAACCTTGGATTTGGCAAAATTCATCTAA
- a CDS encoding C39 family peptidase has translation MKHTRPTVTNLIIAGATVSGFVVFGLLTQAPEILKPSAELAVPYISQVPDDQWVAPWDEACEEATISMIDAFYRGELIVDKDKMKANMLDMFAWEDEAFNKNHDTDAAQTVQLIAKKSGFTGTVKRNPLLEDIKRELAASRPVIAHVNMYKLYQEKDLGDSYHVFVITGYDDLTGEFIVNDPARPKDRYKYAVLMNALHDFNPKTREADAAPTVIFTRKR, from the coding sequence ATGAAACACACCCGCCCCACGGTCACCAATCTCATCATTGCCGGTGCAACCGTCTCCGGATTTGTTGTATTTGGACTTCTGACTCAAGCGCCAGAAATCCTCAAGCCAAGCGCTGAACTAGCTGTCCCCTATATCTCACAAGTCCCCGATGACCAATGGGTCGCTCCTTGGGACGAAGCTTGCGAAGAAGCCACGATCTCCATGATCGACGCCTTCTATCGCGGCGAGCTCATCGTCGATAAAGATAAGATGAAAGCAAACATGCTAGACATGTTTGCTTGGGAAGACGAGGCCTTCAACAAAAACCACGATACGGACGCCGCCCAAACCGTCCAGCTCATCGCTAAAAAATCCGGATTCACAGGAACTGTAAAACGCAATCCGCTGCTCGAGGATATCAAGCGTGAACTTGCCGCCTCTCGCCCAGTCATCGCGCATGTAAACATGTACAAGCTCTACCAAGAAAAAGATCTCGGCGATTCCTATCACGTCTTCGTCATCACCGGCTATGACGATCTCACCGGAGAATTCATCGTCAACGATCCAGCCCGTCCAAAAGATCGATACAAATACGCCGTCCTCATGAACGCCCTACACGACTTCAATCCAAAAACCAGAGAAGCCGATGCAGCACCAACGGTTATTTTTACGAGAAAGCGATAA
- a CDS encoding SGNH/GDSL hydrolase family protein produces MYILFAVIIAITGFIAWDIYETRRLIAIGLKLADNAVPFSRNASSPKILVIGDSTAVGTGASSSSASLAGLLGSFYPSASIENRGINGSKTKDLLIRNDLRGDQYDLIMIHIGGNDTVRFTNLDELTKDIALVIDEAKKHSKNIVIVSTGNVGTARLLPLGTRWMFTVRTKQVRDLFQETAAEKNVTYVDLYREPAIDPFAKDPSKYYAADSFHPSDNGYADWFSLIAKHLPPLSS; encoded by the coding sequence ATGTACATCCTCTTTGCCGTAATCATCGCGATAACCGGTTTTATTGCTTGGGACATCTATGAGACGCGCCGCTTGATCGCTATCGGCCTCAAACTTGCCGACAATGCGGTTCCATTTTCACGGAACGCTTCCTCGCCAAAAATTCTTGTTATCGGCGATAGCACTGCCGTCGGCACCGGCGCTTCATCGAGCTCAGCCTCTCTCGCCGGACTTCTCGGCTCATTCTATCCATCCGCGTCAATAGAAAACCGCGGTATCAACGGATCAAAAACCAAAGACCTGCTCATCCGCAACGATTTGCGCGGGGATCAATACGATCTCATCATGATCCATATCGGCGGCAACGACACCGTCCGATTCACAAATCTTGACGAACTAACAAAAGACATCGCGCTTGTTATTGACGAAGCCAAAAAACATTCCAAAAATATCGTGATCGTCTCGACGGGAAATGTCGGCACCGCACGTCTCTTGCCGCTTGGAACTCGCTGGATGTTTACGGTCCGTACAAAACAAGTACGTGATCTCTTTCAAGAGACTGCGGCAGAAAAGAATGTGACGTATGTCGATCTCTACCGCGAACCAGCCATCGACCCATTTGCCAAAGATCCATCCAAATATTACGCCGCCGACTCATTCCATCCGAGCGACAACGGCTACGCCGACTGGTTCTCCCTCATCGCAAAACATCTCCCGCCCCTATCGAGCTAA
- a CDS encoding transcription elongation factor GreA encodes MQIPQRRSQINRIRDAESLSRELTPESLERLKRTLNTLEKVERPRIVVDLSHALTLGDFSENAEYQDAKHRLSRIDGRIFGLKERIKQAILIPTGSDNGKIRMGSTVTIKMNGKIREYRILGPQEANPLRGNISHQSPLGAALIGHQAGETVEYKNPDGQISYVEIQSVD; translated from the coding sequence ATGCAAATTCCTCAGCGACGCTCGCAAATCAACCGCATTCGCGACGCAGAAAGCCTAAGCCGCGAGCTCACGCCTGAGAGCTTAGAGCGTCTCAAACGGACGTTAAATACGCTTGAGAAAGTTGAACGTCCAAGAATCGTTGTCGATCTGAGCCACGCACTCACGCTGGGAGATTTTTCGGAAAATGCAGAATACCAAGATGCCAAACACCGTCTCTCGCGTATCGATGGCAGGATTTTTGGACTAAAAGAGCGCATCAAGCAAGCCATCCTGATTCCGACAGGTTCGGATAATGGAAAAATCCGTATGGGATCAACGGTCACGATCAAGATGAATGGTAAAATCCGCGAGTACAGGATCCTCGGACCGCAAGAAGCAAATCCGCTGCGAGGCAATATCTCTCATCAATCCCCGCTTGGAGCGGCTCTGATCGGCCACCAAGCCGGAGAAACCGTTGAATACAAAAATCCTGACGGACAAATCTCTTATGTGGAAATTCAAAGCGTCGACTAA
- a CDS encoding aspartate kinase, translating to MTEEMVYTCKFGGSSLADGPRVAKAAEIIKSDPRRRYVVVSAPGRKTSSDRKVTDLLYAVHENKRLGLDSREALDAALRPLEWIARDLNQWEGFHKLVKDLRDVVHTTGVSVDFIASRGEYLMARLLAMYLDWPFIDAKDIVRFTSQGQFSPEFTQRIAAEELAKYPRAVIPGFYGAIPEGDIKTFSRGGSDLTGAIIARATSSVLYENWTDVDGMMSADPRIVPDARPIDKVTYRELRELSYMGASVFHEEAVIPAKIAGTTIHIRNSLNPESAGTRVMHESHRGYHPVVVGIAGLKGFSTIHVRKTLMNEEIGFARKLLTVLADEGISIEHMPGGIDALSVIVPTTSVLNREELIIAEIKDVCRTDEVEIEHGLALIATVGHGMWRTPGVAARLTGALAKQSINIKMINQGSSELNIIVGVAAADYELAIRAIHQEFFP from the coding sequence ATGACGGAAGAGATGGTGTATACGTGTAAGTTTGGAGGTTCATCGCTTGCGGATGGCCCGCGTGTGGCCAAGGCGGCCGAGATCATCAAGAGCGATCCGCGGAGGCGATATGTGGTTGTGTCAGCGCCGGGTCGTAAGACGTCGAGCGACCGCAAGGTCACGGACTTGCTCTACGCCGTTCACGAGAACAAGCGTCTCGGTCTCGATTCCCGCGAAGCGCTTGATGCGGCATTGCGGCCGCTCGAGTGGATTGCGCGGGATCTCAATCAGTGGGAAGGCTTCCACAAGCTCGTGAAAGATTTGCGGGACGTCGTGCATACGACTGGCGTGTCGGTGGATTTCATCGCGAGCCGCGGCGAGTACTTGATGGCGCGTTTGCTCGCGATGTATCTCGACTGGCCGTTCATCGACGCTAAGGACATTGTGCGGTTCACGTCGCAGGGACAGTTCTCGCCAGAGTTCACGCAGCGTATCGCTGCGGAGGAGCTCGCCAAGTATCCGCGTGCCGTGATCCCCGGATTCTACGGAGCCATTCCTGAGGGCGACATCAAGACGTTCAGCCGCGGAGGATCGGATCTCACGGGAGCGATCATTGCGCGTGCGACAAGCTCAGTTCTCTACGAGAATTGGACGGATGTCGACGGGATGATGAGCGCCGATCCGCGCATCGTTCCGGATGCCCGGCCGATCGACAAGGTGACGTATCGCGAGCTGCGTGAACTCTCCTACATGGGGGCGAGCGTGTTCCATGAGGAGGCGGTGATCCCCGCCAAGATCGCGGGGACGACGATTCACATCCGTAACTCGCTCAATCCGGAGTCTGCAGGAACGCGCGTGATGCACGAGTCGCATCGGGGATATCATCCGGTGGTCGTCGGCATTGCTGGTCTCAAGGGCTTTAGCACGATTCATGTGCGGAAGACGCTCATGAATGAAGAGATCGGGTTTGCGCGCAAGCTTCTTACCGTCCTTGCGGATGAGGGGATCAGTATCGAGCATATGCCCGGCGGTATCGATGCGCTTTCTGTGATCGTGCCGACGACGAGCGTGTTGAACCGCGAGGAGCTGATCATCGCGGAGATCAAGGATGTGTGCCGCACGGATGAGGTGGAGATCGAGCATGGTCTCGCACTCATCGCGACGGTCGGTCACGGCATGTGGCGTACGCCTGGCGTTGCCGCGCGGCTCACGGGAGCGCTTGCCAAACAGTCCATCAACATCAAGATGATCAATCAGGGCTCGAGCGAGCTCAACATCATCGTCGGCGTTGCTGCAGCAGACTATGAATTGGCGATCCGTGCCATTCATCAAGAGTTCTTTCCCTGA
- a CDS encoding DNA alkylation repair protein — translation MEHPLVKELLKHRNKEKAAFFPRFFRTGKGEYGEGDVFIGVTIPHLRSIAKNYRTISLKEVEGLLKDKRHEVRWCALYILVEQFKKGDEATKKKIYEFFLDHLKWVNNWDLVDSSAYHIVGEYLMDKDRKILRKMAKSKHLWTERVAMVSTFAFIRKGQLQDTFEIAEMFLPHKHDLMHKAAGWMLREAGKRNEVALMRFLDENAPVMPRTMLRYAIEKFDEKERKRYLLMKQL, via the coding sequence ATGGAACATCCTTTGGTTAAGGAGTTGTTGAAACATCGGAATAAAGAGAAGGCCGCTTTTTTCCCGCGGTTTTTTCGGACAGGAAAAGGCGAGTACGGTGAAGGTGATGTTTTTATCGGCGTGACGATTCCACATTTGCGATCCATTGCGAAGAATTACAGAACGATTTCTTTGAAAGAAGTTGAGGGTTTGTTGAAAGACAAGCGACATGAAGTACGCTGGTGTGCGCTTTATATTTTGGTGGAGCAGTTCAAGAAAGGAGATGAAGCAACCAAGAAAAAGATTTACGAGTTTTTTCTTGATCATTTGAAATGGGTGAATAATTGGGATTTGGTTGATTCATCGGCATATCATATTGTTGGAGAATATTTGATGGATAAAGATCGGAAGATTTTGCGTAAGATGGCAAAGTCGAAGCATCTTTGGACGGAACGTGTGGCGATGGTGTCGACCTTTGCTTTTATCAGAAAAGGGCAGTTGCAAGATACGTTTGAGATAGCCGAGATGTTTTTACCGCATAAGCATGATTTGATGCATAAGGCGGCGGGCTGGATGCTGCGAGAAGCTGGCAAGAGAAATGAAGTGGCTTTGATGCGTTTTCTTGATGAGAACGCTCCGGTCATGCCGAGGACAATGCTCCGGTATGCCATCGAGAAATTTGATGAAAAAGAGAGGAAGCGCTACCTTCTGATGAAACAACTATGA